A genome region from Geoalkalibacter ferrihydriticus DSM 17813 includes the following:
- the cobI gene encoding precorrin-2 C(20)-methyltransferase, with protein MSLQVLAIVGVGPGDPELVTLKAARLIQEADVVIAPLGDRSDASIAEGIIAGLVDAPRQQVIRQVYPMSKNPADMQEFWRDAARQAAHLVRSGKKVVFITLGDPLLYSTALYLARQLRDEAPEIGVEFVSGVSSINAAAARAGLPLALADERLAVLPATFEGDKLRRALEDFDTVVLMKVHRVFERVRALLTEMGLLESAVYLRRIGLADERIFTDLRQVTEEDLNYLSLIIVRK; from the coding sequence ATGAGCCTTCAGGTTTTAGCCATCGTCGGTGTCGGCCCCGGCGACCCCGAGTTGGTGACCCTCAAGGCGGCGCGCCTGATTCAGGAAGCCGATGTGGTGATCGCGCCCCTGGGCGACCGCTCCGATGCCAGCATCGCCGAAGGCATCATCGCCGGGCTGGTCGATGCGCCGCGCCAGCAGGTCATCCGCCAGGTCTATCCCATGTCCAAGAACCCCGCGGACATGCAGGAATTCTGGCGCGACGCGGCGCGTCAGGCGGCGCACCTGGTGCGATCCGGAAAAAAAGTGGTCTTCATCACTCTCGGCGACCCCCTGCTCTACAGCACCGCCCTCTATCTGGCCCGCCAACTGCGCGACGAAGCCCCGGAAATTGGGGTGGAATTCGTCTCCGGCGTCTCCTCCATCAATGCCGCCGCCGCCCGCGCCGGCCTGCCCCTGGCCCTGGCCGACGAGCGCCTGGCGGTGCTGCCCGCCACCTTCGAAGGCGACAAGCTGCGTCGCGCCCTGGAAGATTTCGACACGGTGGTGCTGATGAAGGTGCATCGGGTGTTCGAGCGAGTCAGAGCCTTACTCACCGAGATGGGACTGCTGGAAAGCGCCGTTTACCTGCGCCGCATCGGCCTGGCGGACGAACGCATTTTCACCGACCTGCGCCAGGTTACCGAGGAAGACCTCAATTATCTCTCCCTGATCATCGTCCGCAAATAA
- the cobM gene encoding precorrin-4 C(11)-methyltransferase: MNVSTVLFVGAGPGDPELITVKGLKALRQADLVVYAGSLVNRALLAELKPGARAVDSAPLALEEIVACMAEALAAGRQVVRLHTGDPCIYGAIQEQIAALAEHGIAAQVIPGVTAAFAAAAGLGQELTLPEVSQTVIISRREGRTPVPEREKLEKIAALGATLCLYLSVGMMEEVVADLLAGGAYAPSTPVAVVSKASWADEQRIEGTLGDITEKVRQAGISRQAVILVGEVLNARHQGVGEKSKLYDRNFVHGFRT, from the coding sequence TTGAACGTGTCCACTGTCCTCTTCGTCGGCGCCGGTCCCGGCGACCCGGAACTGATTACCGTCAAGGGCCTCAAGGCCCTGCGCCAAGCCGATCTGGTGGTCTATGCCGGCTCCCTGGTCAACCGCGCGTTGCTCGCCGAACTCAAACCCGGCGCCCGGGCCGTCGACAGCGCGCCCCTGGCCCTGGAGGAGATCGTCGCCTGCATGGCGGAGGCGCTGGCCGCAGGTCGGCAGGTGGTGCGCCTGCACACCGGCGATCCCTGTATTTACGGCGCCATTCAAGAACAGATCGCGGCCCTGGCGGAACACGGCATCGCCGCACAGGTCATCCCCGGCGTCACCGCCGCCTTTGCCGCCGCTGCCGGACTCGGGCAGGAATTGACTCTGCCGGAGGTCTCCCAGACGGTGATCATCAGTCGCCGCGAGGGACGCACCCCGGTGCCCGAGCGCGAGAAGCTTGAAAAAATCGCCGCCCTCGGCGCGACCCTGTGCCTCTACCTGTCCGTGGGCATGATGGAGGAAGTCGTCGCCGATCTGCTCGCCGGCGGAGCCTACGCCCCGTCCACCCCCGTGGCCGTGGTGAGCAAGGCAAGCTGGGCTGATGAGCAGCGGATCGAGGGCACCCTGGGCGACATTACCGAAAAAGTCAGACAGGCCGGTATCAGCCGCCAGGCCGTGATCCTCGTCGGCGAAGTCCTCAACGCACGCCACCAGGGCGTCGGCGAGAAATCAAAACTCTATGATCGAAATTTTGTGCACGGCTTTCGAACCTAA
- a CDS encoding cobalt-precorrin 5A hydrolase: MIAIIAITPGGAELARRLQRELPHSQVFTPARLAQGGDQVFHQPLAQVLPELFSQARGLVCIMATGIVVRLLAPHLRNKAEDPAVVVMDEAGRFAISLLSGHLGGANDLARQTAAAVGAQAVITTATDVNGLMAWDDIARREQLAIEPLRNIRRLNSLLLERRNIALVDRRHRINHYFLPQSGVTLVANFAEAMQSRFDGQVFVTHRLLGGNQNQDNLLLLRPRDLVVGIGCNRGTSAEEIEEAVRSEFAAAFLSPSSIAAVASIEDKCDEAGLVSFTKNLGVPLQLFSAAELNCLDAPSAPSSHALDAVGAKGVCEPAAMAASGARTLLIKKKKHGNVTLAVAEKG, translated from the coding sequence ATGATTGCCATCATCGCCATTACGCCGGGCGGCGCCGAGCTGGCCCGCCGCCTTCAGCGCGAACTGCCTCACAGTCAGGTATTTACACCCGCGCGCCTGGCGCAGGGAGGGGACCAGGTGTTTCATCAGCCCCTTGCCCAAGTGTTACCCGAACTCTTCAGCCAGGCGCGTGGGCTGGTCTGCATCATGGCCACCGGCATCGTTGTGCGCCTGCTGGCGCCGCACCTGCGCAACAAGGCCGAGGATCCGGCGGTGGTCGTCATGGACGAGGCCGGCCGTTTTGCCATCAGTCTGCTCTCCGGGCATCTCGGCGGGGCCAACGATTTGGCTCGGCAAACAGCCGCGGCGGTGGGTGCGCAGGCGGTCATCACCACCGCCACGGACGTCAACGGCCTGATGGCCTGGGACGACATTGCGCGCCGCGAGCAGTTGGCCATCGAGCCCTTGCGCAACATTCGCCGCCTCAACAGCCTGCTCCTCGAGCGCCGCAACATTGCGCTGGTCGATCGCCGCCACCGTATCAACCATTACTTTCTGCCCCAAAGCGGCGTGACTCTGGTCGCAAACTTCGCCGAGGCCATGCAGAGCCGCTTCGACGGGCAGGTGTTTGTGACCCACCGCCTGCTCGGTGGAAACCAGAACCAGGACAACCTTCTGCTGCTGCGTCCCCGCGATCTTGTGGTGGGCATCGGCTGCAATCGCGGCACCAGCGCCGAGGAAATCGAAGAGGCGGTGCGCAGCGAGTTCGCCGCCGCTTTTCTCTCCCCGTCAAGCATCGCCGCAGTTGCCAGCATCGAAGACAAATGTGATGAAGCAGGGTTGGTGAGCTTTACCAAAAATCTCGGCGTGCCCCTGCAGTTGTTTTCCGCCGCCGAACTCAATTGCCTGGACGCGCCCTCCGCCCCTTCATCCCACGCCCTCGATGCCGTCGGCGCCAAAGGCGTCTGCGAACCGGCGGCTATGGCCGCAAGCGGTGCCCGCACCCTGCTGATCAAAAAGAAAAAGCACGGCAATGTGACCCTCGCGGTGGCGGAAAAAGGGTGA
- a CDS encoding cobyric acid synthase: MTNDQGPRTAVDPQGKLSIIGLGPGGPEHLTPAAREALAQAQVVVGYQTYIDLVASLLNGKQVRASGMRQEVERARQALDEAAQGKRVALISSGDAGIYGMAGLVLEMAQGTGTDIRVIPGVSAVQAAAAALGAPLMHDFAVISLSDLLTPWELIRSRLDAAGQADFVVALYNPRSHGRTTQLDEARHILLRHRHPETPVGIVRHAGRGAQEQSWVGQLASFDDSAVDMSTLVIIGNSRTFVDEGGRMITPRGYEKRYEVAGRRTPQKAAAKSQSLSPESSSARALFIGGTGSDVGKSVITAGLCRLFKRRGLSVAPFKAQNMALNSAVTPEGGEIGRAQALQAAACGLEPHTDMNPILLKPTSEQGSQVIIQGRVHGNLSVREYHAFKPQAFARVRESFTRLAAAHDLIVMEGAGSIAEINLRAHDITNLKAAALAQAPVLLVADIDRGGVFAAIVGTLELLNSEERALIAGVIINRFRGDPSLLAPGISEIEARTGVPVLGVVPWIELKLPQEDSVALIHKKKRGGERPLRIAVVRLPRLSNYTDFDPLENEPDVDLLYVTEAEQLAGCDLVILPGSKNTLEDLAWLHDNGLAAALLAHHRDGGRVIGICGGFQMLGRTLGDPNGVESARGTMPGLELLDVTTILQGEKQTHRVSARPLPAAQILGLDNSAPVQGYEIHMGETRRGPQVEPLLQLTRCTDGRILEDGALSSDGRVWGTYVHGLFDNAALRSALLRPLRQARHLTEPPAAAPSLDAELDRLADHLAAHLDLVRIGALLHLDLQENDSCLAG, encoded by the coding sequence ATGACCAATGACCAAGGACCAAGAACAGCAGTTGACCCTCAAGGCAAGCTGTCCATCATCGGCCTGGGACCTGGCGGGCCTGAGCATCTGACGCCCGCGGCCCGCGAGGCCCTTGCGCAGGCGCAAGTGGTGGTGGGCTATCAGACGTATATCGATCTGGTGGCATCGCTGCTCAACGGCAAGCAGGTGCGGGCTTCGGGCATGCGCCAGGAGGTGGAGCGGGCGCGCCAGGCTCTGGATGAAGCCGCGCAGGGAAAGCGAGTCGCTTTGATTTCCTCCGGCGATGCGGGCATCTACGGCATGGCCGGACTGGTGCTGGAAATGGCGCAGGGCACCGGTACGGACATCAGGGTCATTCCCGGTGTTTCCGCGGTGCAGGCGGCTGCCGCGGCGCTCGGCGCGCCGCTCATGCATGATTTTGCGGTGATCTCCCTCTCCGACCTGCTCACTCCCTGGGAACTTATCCGGAGCCGGCTGGATGCCGCCGGACAGGCCGATTTCGTCGTCGCTCTCTACAACCCGCGCAGTCACGGCCGCACCACTCAGCTTGACGAAGCGCGGCATATTCTGCTGCGCCACCGACACCCGGAAACGCCCGTAGGCATCGTGCGCCATGCCGGGCGCGGCGCTCAAGAGCAATCCTGGGTGGGGCAGCTCGCTTCGTTTGACGACAGTGCGGTGGACATGAGCACCCTGGTGATCATCGGCAACAGCCGCACCTTTGTCGATGAAGGCGGCCGCATGATCACGCCACGGGGCTATGAAAAACGCTATGAGGTCGCCGGACGCCGAACGCCGCAAAAGGCAGCGGCAAAGAGTCAATCCCTCAGCCCGGAATCCTCATCCGCCCGGGCCCTGTTCATCGGCGGCACCGGCTCGGACGTGGGCAAAAGCGTCATCACCGCCGGTCTGTGCCGCCTGTTCAAACGCCGCGGCCTGTCGGTGGCGCCCTTCAAGGCGCAGAACATGGCTCTCAATTCGGCGGTCACCCCGGAGGGCGGCGAGATCGGCCGCGCCCAGGCGCTGCAGGCGGCGGCCTGCGGCCTCGAACCCCATACCGACATGAATCCCATTCTGCTCAAACCCACTTCGGAGCAGGGCTCGCAGGTCATCATCCAGGGCCGAGTGCATGGCAATCTGTCGGTGCGCGAGTATCACGCCTTCAAGCCCCAGGCCTTCGCCCGAGTGCGGGAGAGCTTCACCCGCCTGGCCGCCGCCCACGACCTGATCGTCATGGAAGGCGCGGGCAGCATTGCCGAAATCAACCTCAGAGCGCACGACATCACCAACCTCAAAGCCGCGGCCCTGGCCCAGGCTCCCGTGTTGTTGGTCGCCGATATCGACCGTGGCGGAGTGTTCGCCGCCATTGTCGGCACCCTGGAACTGCTCAATAGCGAAGAGCGGGCTCTCATCGCCGGTGTCATCATCAACCGTTTTCGCGGCGATCCGAGTCTGCTCGCTCCGGGCATCAGCGAGATCGAGGCGCGCACCGGGGTACCGGTGCTCGGCGTGGTTCCCTGGATCGAGCTGAAGCTGCCGCAAGAGGACTCGGTGGCTCTGATCCACAAAAAAAAGCGCGGCGGTGAGCGCCCCCTGCGCATTGCCGTGGTTCGCCTGCCGCGCCTTTCCAATTACACGGACTTCGACCCCCTGGAAAACGAGCCGGACGTAGACCTGCTTTACGTCACCGAGGCCGAACAACTGGCGGGCTGCGACCTGGTAATCCTGCCCGGCAGCAAGAACACCCTGGAGGATCTCGCCTGGCTGCACGACAACGGGTTGGCAGCGGCGCTGCTCGCCCATCACCGCGACGGCGGCAGAGTCATCGGCATTTGCGGCGGCTTTCAGATGCTCGGCCGCACCCTCGGCGATCCCAACGGCGTCGAATCCGCGCGCGGCACGATGCCGGGTCTGGAGTTGCTCGATGTCACCACCATCCTGCAGGGCGAAAAGCAGACCCACCGCGTCAGCGCCCGGCCATTGCCCGCCGCTCAGATCCTCGGTCTGGACAACAGCGCCCCTGTGCAAGGCTACGAAATCCACATGGGCGAAACCCGGCGCGGCCCGCAGGTCGAGCCTCTGTTGCAACTGACCCGCTGCACCGACGGCCGCATTCTGGAAGACGGCGCCCTGAGCAGCGACGGCCGGGTGTGGGGGACTTACGTGCATGGCCTGTTCGACAATGCCGCGTTACGCAGCGCCCTGCTCAGGCCCCTGCGGCAAGCACGCCACCTTACCGAGCCGCCGGCTGCCGCACCGAGCCTGGATGCCGAGCTCGACCGTCTTGCCGATCACCTTGCCGCGCATCTCGACCTGGTGCGTATCGGCGCCCTGCTGCACCTCGACCTACAGGAGAATGACTCATGCTTGGCTGGCTGA
- the cbiB gene encoding adenosylcobinamide-phosphate synthase CbiB, with protein MLGWLILAAFALDLVLAEPRRIPHPVVGIGRLIEKLELVLAMLRNRRLAGVILVILTLLITGAVTWGLLALFHAMHPVLGFLLGVWIAFTTLALRSLHKESREVVSWVKKGNLPEARRSLSLIVGRETRTLDEEGIIKACIETVAENTSDGLVAPLFYLFIGGPILAILYKAINTLDSMVGYLTDRYRELGWAAARIDDLANWIPARLTALLMILASFPLGLNGFNALRITLRDARKHRSPNAGWPEAAAAGALGVQLGGPAVYFGEKVDKITLGDAEKPVTIACYHRMIRLMYLTAVLALGLGLAVLGLIF; from the coding sequence ATGCTTGGCTGGCTGATCCTCGCTGCCTTCGCCCTTGATCTGGTGCTCGCCGAACCGCGCCGGATTCCCCATCCGGTGGTGGGCATCGGACGCCTTATCGAAAAGCTCGAACTGGTCCTGGCAATGCTGCGCAATCGCCGCCTGGCCGGCGTCATCCTGGTGATTCTCACCCTGCTCATCACCGGCGCCGTCACCTGGGGGCTGCTCGCCCTCTTCCATGCCATGCATCCGGTGCTCGGCTTCCTGCTCGGCGTGTGGATCGCCTTTACCACCCTGGCGCTGCGCTCCCTGCACAAGGAAAGCCGTGAAGTGGTGAGTTGGGTGAAAAAAGGCAACCTGCCCGAAGCACGACGCTCCCTCTCGCTGATCGTCGGCCGCGAAACCCGCACCCTCGACGAAGAAGGCATCATCAAGGCCTGCATAGAAACCGTCGCGGAAAACACCTCCGACGGCCTGGTGGCGCCACTGTTCTACCTGTTCATCGGCGGGCCGATCCTTGCCATCCTCTACAAGGCGATCAACACCCTCGACAGTATGGTCGGCTATCTCACCGATCGCTACCGCGAACTGGGCTGGGCGGCGGCCAGGATTGATGATCTGGCCAACTGGATTCCCGCCCGCTTGACCGCCCTGCTGATGATTCTGGCCAGCTTTCCCCTGGGCCTCAACGGCTTCAACGCCCTGCGCATTACCCTGCGCGACGCACGCAAGCACCGCAGCCCCAACGCCGGCTGGCCCGAAGCGGCCGCAGCCGGCGCCCTGGGCGTCCAACTGGGCGGACCGGCGGTGTATTTTGGCGAGAAGGTCGACAAGATCACCCTCGGCGATGCCGAAAAACCCGTCACCATCGCCTGCTACCACCGCATGATTCGCCTCATGTACCTCACCGCCGTCCTGGCTCTGGGATTGGGATTGGCGGTGCTGGGACTGATTTTTTAG
- the cobD gene encoding threonine-phosphate decarboxylase CobD has product MQPSQHGGNVLQTARELGLEPEALRDFSASINPLGTPDEVMAAIRASLEQIQHYPEIDGASLIQALAEHHQMAPGHFVPGSGSTELIYLLPRVLRPRRALLLAPCFSEYARSLAQIGCSVDYHLLSAEDNFLFDPLSLLHQIRPETDLIVLANPGNPAGTALAPQALLELAAGIREQALLLVDEAFVDFCPDHSLLPHLKHCDNVLVLRSFTKFYAMPGLRAGYLAGAPHTLARLAQAREPWTLSTPALAAARACLGAADFRRHTLRVIPQWRGQLQKGLQELGWRVFPGEANYLLAHLPPGSTKAPQLAATLRAQGILVRDCSNFVGLDETYVRVAVRRPEDNQRLLHALRTLT; this is encoded by the coding sequence ATGCAACCTTCTCAACACGGCGGCAACGTCTTGCAAACAGCCCGCGAACTGGGCCTGGAGCCCGAGGCTCTGCGGGATTTTTCCGCCAGCATCAATCCTCTCGGCACGCCGGACGAGGTCATGGCGGCGATTCGCGCCTCCCTTGAGCAGATTCAGCATTATCCTGAAATCGACGGCGCTTCCCTGATCCAGGCCCTCGCCGAGCATCACCAGATGGCGCCCGGACACTTTGTCCCGGGCAGCGGCTCCACCGAACTCATCTACCTGCTGCCGCGTGTGCTGCGGCCACGCCGCGCCCTGCTCCTCGCGCCCTGCTTCAGCGAATACGCACGCAGCCTTGCCCAGATCGGCTGCAGCGTTGATTATCATCTCCTCAGCGCCGAAGATAACTTTCTGTTCGACCCCTTGTCTCTGCTGCACCAGATCCGCCCCGAGACCGATCTCATCGTCCTCGCCAATCCGGGCAATCCCGCAGGCACGGCCCTGGCGCCGCAAGCGCTGCTGGAACTTGCCGCCGGCATACGCGAGCAGGCCCTGCTGCTGGTCGATGAAGCCTTTGTCGATTTCTGTCCCGACCACTCTCTTCTGCCGCACCTCAAACACTGCGACAATGTTCTGGTGCTGCGCTCCTTCACCAAGTTCTACGCCATGCCCGGCCTGCGCGCCGGCTATCTCGCCGGAGCGCCGCATACCCTGGCCCGCCTGGCGCAGGCGCGCGAACCCTGGACCCTTTCCACCCCGGCGCTGGCCGCCGCCCGAGCCTGCCTGGGCGCCGCGGACTTTCGTCGCCACACCCTGAGAGTCATCCCCCAATGGCGCGGCCAATTGCAAAAGGGTCTGCAGGAACTGGGCTGGCGGGTTTTCCCCGGCGAAGCCAACTATCTGCTCGCGCACCTTCCCCCAGGCTCGACCAAGGCGCCGCAGCTTGCAGCCACCTTGCGGGCGCAAGGCATCCTCGTCCGCGATTGCAGCAACTTCGTCGGCCTTGATGAGACCTACGTGCGCGTTGCAGTGCGCCGTCCCGAAGACAACCAGCGCCTGCTCCACGCCCTGCGCACTCTAACCTGA
- a CDS encoding TIGR03915 family putative DNA repair protein: MDELTYHYDGSYAGLLSVLQRIFAWRETPTEICVAAPAQDDLFSTAAQVATDLQRADQLLSAIRTHLSPDSATFVRHAFFSEVPGVEMAIYRYLAHGWKVRRRLDDDLACPAVAEVQRLAQRVRRESHRLKGLARFRETDEGLLYAPLEPEHFVLPLLAPHFAERLGQERWLIQDVRRSKGVFYAEGRWVLADLDVHASPQFSAEESHWQQLWQTFFARIAIAERTNPRQQKSFMPMKYWKYLVEMEPR; encoded by the coding sequence ATGGATGAACTCACCTATCACTACGATGGCAGCTACGCGGGGTTGCTCAGTGTGTTGCAGCGCATCTTCGCCTGGCGTGAAACGCCGACCGAAATCTGTGTCGCCGCGCCTGCGCAGGACGATCTATTTTCCACTGCGGCGCAGGTTGCCACCGATCTGCAACGTGCCGATCAACTGCTGAGCGCCATCCGTACGCATCTCTCACCCGACAGCGCCACTTTTGTGCGCCACGCCTTTTTCTCGGAGGTTCCCGGCGTTGAAATGGCGATTTATCGTTATCTGGCCCATGGCTGGAAGGTGCGCAGGCGCCTCGATGACGACCTGGCCTGTCCCGCCGTGGCCGAGGTGCAGCGCCTGGCGCAGCGGGTGCGGCGCGAGTCTCATCGCCTCAAGGGTCTGGCGCGTTTTCGTGAAACGGACGAGGGGTTGCTTTATGCCCCGCTGGAGCCCGAGCATTTCGTGCTGCCGCTGCTGGCGCCGCATTTTGCCGAGCGCTTGGGGCAGGAGCGCTGGTTGATTCAAGACGTGCGGCGCAGCAAGGGGGTTTTTTATGCGGAGGGTCGCTGGGTGCTGGCCGATCTGGATGTCCATGCTTCGCCGCAGTTTTCTGCGGAAGAATCGCACTGGCAGCAGCTCTGGCAGACTTTTTTTGCGCGCATCGCCATTGCCGAGCGCACCAACCCGCGTCAACAGAAAAGTTTCATGCCCATGAAATACTGGAAATATCTGGTGGAGATGGAGCCGCGCTGA
- a CDS encoding CRISPR-associated helicase/endonuclease Cas3, giving the protein MAEYYAHSTANQDKSDWQTLPDHLANVARLAEKFADVFNAGEWGRCAGLLHDAGKATDAFTARLEGNTARVDHSTFGARLARERLGRLGLLLAYVIVGHHGGLTNGGNQEGELHFRLKHAKVPPDVALLTDFDLPKRLAPPFKLPVDRAGFSLAFFTRMIFSCLVDADFLDTEAFCDPDKAQLRPEHDSGTDFRSLQQRFTSFLQEKAHTAKPSPVNALRQSILAQCRENALLPQGFFSLTVPTGGGKTFSSLAFALDHALAHGLRRIIYAIPFTSIIEQNAREFQAAIGADCVLEHHCNYKESDEHENDAYNRRRGLATENWDAPLVVTTNVQFFESLFNNKTSRCRKLHNIAGSVIILDEAQAIPTEYLEACLAALRELVERYTCTVVLCTATQPALDDKSTLRTALPHVQEIIDDPLHLYRSLQRTEVQFIGKVCDDELAERLADERQVLCIVSTKAHARTLYEKIRQAAGEDERLFHLSTNMYPIHRRQVLNEIRAQLKVNMPCRVISTSLVEAGVDLDFPVVYRAMAGLDSIAQAAGRCNREGLLPEKGKVFVFEAEQPPRMPWIKRCAARAAETLRTLPQADPLGLETMRRYFELLYDVEDLDKKQILPLLNPKLSTDLIWPFQEAGQAFRFIEEETIGVIIPIEAQAQGLVQELRYTQYPRATLRKLQQYTVGVRSRDFAALDAAGALEMIHGEFPLLCNEATYRAAVGLCVDEGEVWNPENLCI; this is encoded by the coding sequence ATGGCCGAATATTATGCGCACTCAACGGCAAACCAAGACAAATCGGACTGGCAGACCCTTCCCGATCATTTGGCAAATGTCGCCAGGCTCGCCGAAAAATTTGCGGATGTATTCAACGCGGGTGAATGGGGGCGCTGTGCCGGTTTGCTGCATGACGCCGGCAAGGCAACGGACGCTTTTACCGCAAGGCTGGAGGGAAACACGGCCCGCGTCGATCACTCAACCTTCGGTGCGCGCCTGGCGAGAGAGCGTCTGGGACGCCTCGGACTGCTTCTGGCGTATGTGATCGTCGGCCATCACGGCGGGTTGACCAATGGCGGCAATCAGGAAGGCGAGCTTCATTTTCGCCTGAAACACGCCAAGGTGCCGCCGGACGTCGCGCTGCTTACCGATTTTGACCTGCCCAAGAGGCTAGCCCCACCTTTCAAACTGCCCGTTGATCGCGCTGGATTCAGCCTGGCGTTTTTCACCCGGATGATTTTCTCCTGTCTGGTAGATGCCGACTTTCTCGATACCGAAGCCTTTTGCGACCCTGATAAAGCCCAGCTTCGCCCAGAGCACGACAGCGGCACTGATTTCCGCAGTCTGCAACAGCGATTCACTTCCTTTCTTCAAGAAAAAGCACATACCGCCAAACCCTCCCCCGTCAATGCCCTGCGCCAAAGCATTCTCGCCCAGTGCCGGGAAAATGCCCTGCTACCCCAAGGATTTTTTTCGCTGACAGTTCCCACCGGTGGGGGAAAAACCTTCTCGTCTCTGGCCTTCGCCCTGGACCACGCGTTAGCCCACGGCCTGCGGCGCATTATTTACGCGATTCCCTTCACCTCCATCATTGAACAGAATGCCAGGGAGTTCCAGGCGGCCATCGGGGCAGATTGCGTCCTTGAGCATCACTGCAATTACAAGGAGAGCGATGAGCACGAGAACGATGCCTACAATCGCAGACGCGGGCTGGCCACCGAGAACTGGGATGCCCCCCTCGTCGTCACGACCAACGTCCAATTTTTCGAGTCGTTGTTCAACAACAAAACCTCGCGGTGCCGCAAACTGCACAACATTGCCGGCAGCGTCATCATCCTCGACGAAGCCCAGGCGATCCCCACCGAATATCTGGAGGCCTGCCTCGCCGCCCTGCGCGAGCTGGTGGAACGCTACACGTGCACGGTTGTCCTCTGCACCGCGACCCAGCCGGCCCTGGACGACAAAAGCACTCTGCGCACGGCGTTGCCACACGTCCAGGAGATCATTGACGATCCGCTGCATCTCTATCGGAGTTTGCAGCGCACCGAGGTCCAATTTATCGGCAAAGTTTGCGATGACGAACTCGCCGAGCGCCTCGCGGATGAGAGACAGGTTCTGTGCATCGTTTCCACCAAGGCACATGCCCGCACACTTTACGAGAAAATTAGGCAGGCGGCAGGAGAAGATGAGCGGTTATTCCATTTGTCGACCAACATGTACCCCATCCATCGGCGGCAAGTGCTGAATGAAATTCGCGCCCAGCTCAAGGTCAACATGCCCTGCCGGGTGATTTCGACGTCCCTGGTCGAGGCGGGCGTCGACCTTGACTTCCCGGTGGTGTATCGGGCCATGGCCGGGCTGGATTCCATCGCCCAGGCGGCAGGTCGTTGCAACCGCGAAGGGCTGCTGCCCGAAAAAGGCAAAGTGTTTGTCTTCGAAGCAGAGCAGCCCCCGCGCATGCCCTGGATCAAGCGTTGCGCCGCCCGCGCCGCGGAAACTCTGCGCACCCTGCCCCAGGCCGACCCTTTGGGGCTTGAAACCATGCGCCGATATTTCGAATTGCTTTACGATGTGGAGGACTTGGACAAGAAGCAGATCCTGCCATTGCTCAATCCCAAATTGAGCACCGATCTGATCTGGCCGTTCCAGGAAGCGGGCCAGGCCTTCCGCTTCATCGAGGAGGAAACCATCGGCGTGATCATCCCCATTGAGGCGCAGGCGCAAGGCCTGGTGCAGGAGTTGCGGTACACCCAATACCCGCGCGCCACGCTTAGAAAACTTCAGCAGTACACGGTTGGGGTGCGTTCCAGAGACTTTGCGGCTCTGGATGCCGCCGGCGCGCTGGAAATGATTCACGGCGAATTTCCGCTGTTGTGCAACGAAGCTACATACCGCGCTGCGGTTGGATTGTGCGTTGATGAGGGTGAAGTCTGGAATCCGGAGAATTTGTGCATATAA
- the cas5c gene encoding type I-C CRISPR-associated protein Cas5c: MGYGVKLRVWGNYACFTRPEMKVERVSYDVMTPSAARGILEAIHWKPAIRWVVDRIHVLQPIKFDNVRRNEISSKIPKPNPTTAMRDGKRLYFLVDDGDNRQQRASTLLRDVEYVIEAHFELTDKAGFDDNEGKHLDIFNRRAARGQFFHQPCLGCREFPAYFELLEGDIPASPYVGQSKELGYMLLDMDFDNDMTPLFFRATMEDGIIHAPSPLSPEVRT; the protein is encoded by the coding sequence ATGGGGTATGGCGTCAAGTTAAGAGTCTGGGGGAATTACGCCTGTTTTACGCGACCGGAGATGAAGGTGGAACGCGTCTCCTACGACGTGATGACCCCTTCGGCTGCGCGGGGCATCCTGGAGGCGATTCACTGGAAGCCGGCGATCCGCTGGGTCGTGGATCGCATTCATGTATTGCAGCCCATCAAATTCGACAATGTACGGCGTAACGAAATCAGTTCGAAAATCCCCAAACCCAATCCGACCACGGCCATGCGTGACGGCAAGCGCCTCTATTTTCTGGTGGATGACGGCGACAACCGCCAGCAGCGCGCCTCGACACTTCTGCGCGATGTGGAATATGTCATCGAGGCACATTTCGAACTGACCGACAAGGCCGGCTTTGACGACAACGAAGGAAAGCATCTCGACATCTTCAACCGAAGAGCCGCGCGTGGCCAATTTTTTCATCAGCCCTGCCTTGGTTGCCGCGAATTCCCAGCCTATTTTGAGTTGCTCGAAGGGGACATTCCCGCATCGCCCTATGTCGGGCAGTCCAAGGAATTGGGCTACATGCTGCTCGACATGGATTTTGACAACGACATGACCCCCCTGTTTTTCCGCGCGACCATGGAGGATGGCATCATCCATGCCCCATCGCCGCTTTCCCCGGAGGTGCGGACATGA